A genomic stretch from Achromobacter spanius includes:
- a CDS encoding MFS transporter → MEAISRPDMNVGAGKKPNLLRISVATVVGTAVEAFDFLAYGTAAALVFNKLFFPQFDPLTGTLAAFAAFASGMLARPIGGILFGHFGDRIGRKSMLTLSLLMMGICTVLIGLLPTYEQIGVWAPILLVALRVGQGLSFGGELGGAMLMAVEHAPPRWRGFFGSLPLVGSPLGILLSVGAFSLVTRLPEEDFLSWGWRLPFLASAVLIVVGILIRRGIDESPDFARVKSEQTQVKLPVAELLGKHGKALLLCVGCKLAEVTLIYTFLVFSVSYAVSTLGFNRSDALQALLYGAAVMTFTIPLFGILGDRYGARRVCGWGGLLLGVMAIPIFMAVGSGSLLAYSVAAFVAMALNYAMMIAPQSSLYAAQFPPELRYSGLSIGVQFSAAIGGGLAPMVSAMLVARFDSIVPVGGYLAVLGVIAGTSAFLMKPTPARRLN, encoded by the coding sequence ATGGAAGCGATCTCTCGACCCGACATGAACGTGGGGGCTGGAAAAAAGCCGAACCTGCTTCGAATATCCGTGGCGACCGTGGTGGGTACGGCCGTCGAAGCGTTTGATTTTCTAGCCTATGGCACGGCTGCGGCGCTGGTGTTCAACAAGCTGTTCTTCCCGCAATTCGACCCGTTGACCGGCACCCTGGCCGCGTTTGCCGCCTTTGCCAGCGGCATGTTGGCCCGCCCTATCGGCGGAATCCTGTTCGGGCACTTCGGGGATCGCATCGGACGCAAGTCCATGTTGACGCTGAGCCTGCTGATGATGGGCATCTGTACGGTGCTGATCGGCTTGCTGCCCACCTACGAGCAAATTGGCGTGTGGGCGCCGATCTTGTTGGTGGCCCTACGTGTTGGGCAAGGCTTGTCGTTTGGCGGCGAGCTGGGTGGCGCCATGCTGATGGCCGTCGAACACGCGCCGCCACGCTGGCGGGGCTTCTTCGGCAGCCTGCCTTTGGTGGGATCCCCGCTGGGGATTTTGCTGTCGGTGGGCGCGTTTTCCTTGGTCACGCGGCTGCCTGAAGAAGACTTCCTGTCCTGGGGCTGGCGCCTGCCGTTCCTTGCCAGCGCGGTGCTGATCGTGGTCGGCATATTGATACGCCGAGGCATCGATGAATCGCCAGATTTTGCCCGCGTCAAATCCGAGCAAACTCAGGTCAAGCTGCCGGTGGCGGAGTTGCTTGGCAAGCATGGCAAGGCGCTGTTGCTGTGTGTGGGCTGCAAGCTGGCCGAAGTGACGCTGATCTACACCTTCCTGGTCTTCTCCGTGTCGTACGCGGTGTCCACGCTGGGCTTCAACCGCTCCGACGCGTTGCAAGCGCTGCTGTACGGCGCGGCGGTGATGACGTTCACCATTCCCTTGTTCGGCATATTGGGCGACCGCTATGGCGCCCGGCGCGTGTGCGGCTGGGGCGGGCTGTTGCTGGGCGTGATGGCTATCCCCATTTTCATGGCCGTGGGCAGTGGCTCGCTGCTGGCCTACAGCGTGGCGGCGTTCGTGGCCATGGCCTTGAACTACGCGATGATGATTGCTCCGCAATCCAGCCTGTATGCGGCGCAGTTTCCGCCGGAGCTGCGGTACTCGGGCTTGTCGATCGGCGTACAGTTCTCGGCGGCAATCGGCGGTGGTTTGGCGCCGATGGTGTCGGCCATGCTGGTGGCGCGCTTTGACAGCATCGTGCCCGTGGGCGGCTACCTGGCCGTGCTGGGCGTGATTGCGGGCACGTCGGCATTCTTGATGAAGCCTACCCCGGCACGGCGCCTCAACTGA
- a CDS encoding glutathione S-transferase family protein, protein MITLYDHPRSGNCYKVRLFLSLINLPYRREFIDVLARKNQTDAFERISAWRQVPAIDDDGLAVWDSHAILLYLAQKHAPQWLAPLPHSAQMVSWISVSANEIANSLQPLRLTKVVSLAEAAHHLGVSEAMLDLNGLQQRTDRLLGLIEKRLGASPWLATVPSVADIACYGYLALAEEAEIDVNVYPAISAWRRRIEELPGYVAPGQVT, encoded by the coding sequence ATGATCACGCTCTACGACCATCCCCGATCCGGCAACTGCTACAAGGTGCGCCTCTTTCTGTCCCTGATCAATTTGCCCTATCGGCGCGAATTCATCGATGTGCTGGCGCGCAAGAACCAGACCGACGCGTTTGAACGCATCAGCGCGTGGCGGCAAGTTCCGGCGATCGACGATGACGGCTTGGCCGTTTGGGACAGCCACGCCATTCTGCTGTACCTGGCGCAGAAGCACGCCCCGCAATGGCTGGCGCCGCTGCCTCATAGCGCGCAGATGGTCTCGTGGATATCGGTGTCGGCGAACGAGATTGCCAACAGCTTGCAGCCGCTGCGCCTGACCAAGGTGGTGAGCCTTGCCGAGGCCGCCCATCACCTGGGCGTAAGTGAGGCCATGCTTGATTTGAACGGGCTGCAACAGCGGACCGATCGGTTGCTGGGTTTGATCGAAAAGCGCCTTGGCGCGAGCCCTTGGCTGGCTACTGTACCCAGCGTTGCGGATATCGCCTGCTATGGCTATCTGGCATTGGCCGAAGAGGCCGAGATTGATGTGAACGTCTATCCCGCGATATCGGCATGGCGCCGTCGTATTGAAGAACTGCCGGGTTACGTCGCGCCCGGGCAGGTGACGTAA
- a CDS encoding alpha/beta fold hydrolase — translation MTNPIDPQRRRLLATTSTLAAASLLNLAASGSALAKAAPSSSSTAGAGSATPFSDIRQIRAGTLDVGYVDVGPANGPVAVLLHGWPYDIHAFADVAPRLTAAGYRVIIPYLRGSGSTRFLSTDTPRNGQQAAIAVDIIALMDALKIERAVIAGFDWGARTADIMAALWPERCVALVSVSGYLIGSQEGNRKPLPPQAEFQWWYQFYFATERGAAGYAANRDGFNKLIWQLASPQWKFDDATFQRSAQSFDNPDHVAIVIHNYRWRLALAEGEAQYDDLEKRLATMPKISVPTITLEGDANGAPHPPPAAYAKQFTGKYEHRTITGGIGHNLPQEAPQAFAEAVLQVAGR, via the coding sequence ATGACGAACCCCATCGACCCGCAACGCCGCCGCCTGCTTGCCACCACGTCGACACTGGCGGCCGCCAGTCTGCTAAACCTTGCCGCCAGCGGCAGCGCATTGGCCAAGGCAGCACCCTCATCTTCGAGCACGGCAGGCGCTGGCAGCGCCACGCCATTCAGCGATATCCGCCAGATCCGCGCCGGCACGCTTGATGTGGGCTATGTGGATGTGGGCCCGGCCAACGGCCCCGTCGCCGTCCTGCTGCACGGCTGGCCCTACGATATCCACGCCTTCGCCGACGTGGCGCCCCGCCTTACCGCCGCCGGCTACCGCGTGATCATTCCCTATTTGCGCGGCTCCGGGTCAACGCGCTTTCTGTCTACGGACACGCCTCGCAACGGTCAACAGGCTGCGATTGCCGTCGACATCATTGCGCTGATGGATGCGTTGAAGATCGAACGCGCGGTCATCGCGGGATTCGATTGGGGTGCGCGCACCGCCGACATCATGGCCGCGCTGTGGCCCGAACGCTGCGTAGCGCTGGTCTCCGTCAGCGGCTATCTGATCGGCAGCCAGGAGGGCAACCGCAAGCCGCTGCCGCCGCAGGCGGAATTTCAGTGGTGGTATCAGTTCTACTTCGCCACCGAGCGCGGCGCGGCGGGCTACGCCGCCAACCGCGACGGCTTCAACAAGCTGATCTGGCAACTCGCGTCGCCTCAGTGGAAGTTCGACGACGCCACCTTTCAGCGGTCGGCGCAATCGTTCGACAATCCGGATCACGTAGCGATCGTCATCCACAACTACCGCTGGCGCCTGGCGCTGGCAGAAGGCGAAGCGCAGTACGACGACCTGGAAAAGCGCCTGGCAACGATGCCGAAGATCAGCGTACCGACGATCACGCTGGAAGGCGATGCCAACGGCGCCCCGCATCCGCCCCCCGCTGCCTACGCCAAGCAGTTCACCGGCAAATACGAGCACCGCACCATCACCGGCGGCATCGGCCACAACCTGCCGCAAGAGGCGCCGCAGGCATTTGCGGAGGCCGTGCTTCAGGTGGCGGGACGCTGA
- a CDS encoding helix-turn-helix domain-containing protein has translation MSAGTLTPSPAPFPTFETSDFSGEGSFYFDLVRLQDRDDIPRGFLHRHNYYHLLWMSEASGTHMLDFEKHEVRDHSVFFLSPGQIHAWTSSVKPRGYVLNISTDFFAHMFPRADDIAKFPFFHLAGGSPAIYLSREQHDGMLPLLNEIERETRDRQTGRFDVVRSYLLILLTQLRRLYPPDERETAAGPSYSLTKRFTMLIEEHYLEFSAIRQYADALCVSERQLNEAVKRSVGRTASQLVQERIALEAKRLLSNTGLSINEIAFQLNFEDPSYFARFFKKHTGSTAGDFRKKYDRPIG, from the coding sequence TTGTCCGCAGGCACACTCACGCCCTCCCCGGCACCGTTTCCCACCTTTGAAACCTCCGATTTCTCGGGCGAGGGGTCGTTCTATTTCGATCTTGTTCGCCTGCAGGACCGTGACGATATTCCGCGCGGTTTCCTGCACCGGCACAACTACTACCATCTGCTCTGGATGAGCGAGGCCAGCGGCACCCACATGCTGGACTTCGAGAAGCACGAGGTGCGCGACCACTCGGTGTTCTTCCTGTCGCCCGGCCAGATCCACGCCTGGACGTCTTCCGTGAAGCCGCGCGGCTACGTGCTGAACATCAGCACGGACTTCTTCGCGCACATGTTTCCGCGCGCGGACGACATCGCCAAGTTTCCCTTCTTCCATTTGGCAGGCGGCTCGCCCGCCATTTATCTGTCGCGCGAGCAGCACGACGGCATGCTGCCGCTGCTGAACGAGATCGAACGCGAAACGCGGGACCGCCAGACCGGGCGCTTCGACGTGGTGCGCTCCTATCTGCTGATCCTGCTGACGCAGTTGCGCCGCCTTTACCCGCCCGACGAACGCGAGACCGCCGCCGGCCCCAGCTATTCGCTGACGAAGCGCTTCACCATGCTGATCGAGGAACACTATCTGGAATTCAGCGCCATCCGCCAATACGCCGACGCGCTATGCGTCAGCGAACGTCAGCTTAACGAGGCCGTCAAGCGCAGCGTGGGGCGCACGGCCAGCCAACTGGTGCAAGAGCGCATTGCGCTTGAGGCCAAGCGCCTGCTCAGCAACACGGGCTTGAGCATCAACGAAATCGCGTTCCAGCTTAACTTCGAAGACCCCTCCTACTTCGCCCGCTTCTTCAAGAAGCACACCGGCAGCACCGCCGGTGATTTCCGCAAGAAGTACGACCGCCCCATCGGCTGA
- a CDS encoding SapC family protein: MTTQTSLPLFYEQPRPLAAGVHANLSLAGNTGFAYAANTNAVPLVATELPTACRHFPIVFTDGEQPTPVAVLGVRGQENLFVDADGQWRAGTYIPAYIRRYPFIFMENEDRSQFTLCVDEKAASVVEGRDNPFFDEAGEPTDLARSALEFCRDYQNQHAYTMEFAQALAAADLLIENRADITLPDGQRLAMSGFKVIDEAKFNKLSDEEFLRWRANGWLPLVYCHLLSINTWPALINQVQPVAAVEDTSAEA, translated from the coding sequence ATGACTACGCAGACTTCGCTTCCCCTGTTCTACGAACAACCCCGCCCCCTGGCGGCCGGCGTGCACGCCAACCTGTCGCTGGCCGGCAACACGGGCTTTGCCTATGCGGCCAACACCAACGCGGTGCCGCTGGTGGCCACCGAGCTGCCCACCGCGTGCCGCCATTTCCCCATCGTCTTCACTGACGGTGAGCAGCCCACGCCCGTCGCGGTGCTGGGTGTGCGCGGCCAGGAAAACCTGTTCGTTGATGCCGACGGCCAATGGCGCGCCGGCACCTACATCCCGGCCTACATTCGCCGCTATCCCTTCATCTTCATGGAGAACGAAGACCGCAGCCAATTCACGCTGTGCGTCGACGAGAAGGCCGCATCGGTGGTTGAAGGCCGCGACAATCCGTTCTTCGATGAAGCCGGCGAGCCCACCGACCTGGCCCGCAGCGCCCTGGAATTCTGCCGCGACTACCAGAACCAGCACGCCTACACGATGGAGTTCGCGCAGGCCCTGGCCGCCGCCGACCTGCTGATCGAGAACCGCGCCGACATCACCCTGCCCGACGGCCAACGCCTGGCCATGTCCGGCTTCAAGGTGATCGACGAAGCCAAGTTCAACAAGCTGTCGGACGAAGAATTCCTGCGCTGGCGCGCCAACGGCTGGCTGCCGCTGGTGTACTGCCATCTGCTGTCGATCAACACCTGGCCCGCACTGATCAATCAGGTGCAGCCGGTGGCTGCTGTTGAGGACACGTCCGCCGAGGCGTAA
- a CDS encoding aldolase, which produces MGVDDKKLQSDAFFKRSADKLDFGNWNEQEKIALSCRILAREGHSETLAGQITVKNDDGTFFTTALAQAFDEIRPDTVIRINDNMDVLEGEGTPNPAVRFHFWVYRNRPDVRCIVHTHPPYVSTLAMTGRPLVVSHMDATPFHNDCAHLKEWPGLPIADQEGVIISAALGEKRCVLLANHGFLAATSSVEETLYLSVLIERAARNQLLAAAAYGEVKPVDDALAAESHDFLLKPSIVRASFAMFARRIERQDAARA; this is translated from the coding sequence ATGGGTGTGGATGACAAGAAACTGCAGTCCGATGCGTTCTTCAAGCGGTCGGCTGACAAGCTGGATTTCGGCAACTGGAACGAGCAGGAAAAGATCGCATTAAGCTGTCGGATCCTGGCCCGGGAAGGGCACTCCGAGACCTTGGCGGGGCAGATCACGGTGAAGAACGATGACGGCACGTTTTTCACGACGGCGCTGGCCCAGGCGTTCGATGAGATCCGGCCTGATACGGTCATCCGCATCAACGACAACATGGACGTGCTGGAAGGAGAAGGCACGCCCAACCCCGCCGTGCGCTTTCACTTCTGGGTGTATCGCAACCGGCCGGACGTGCGCTGCATCGTGCATACGCACCCGCCTTATGTATCAACCCTTGCCATGACCGGCCGCCCGCTGGTGGTCTCGCACATGGACGCCACGCCGTTTCATAACGACTGTGCGCATCTGAAGGAATGGCCGGGCTTGCCGATTGCCGATCAGGAAGGCGTGATCATCTCCGCCGCCTTGGGGGAAAAGCGATGTGTGCTGTTGGCCAACCATGGCTTTCTGGCGGCGACCAGCTCGGTGGAAGAAACCTTGTATCTGTCGGTGCTGATCGAGCGCGCCGCGCGTAATCAGTTGCTGGCGGCTGCTGCCTATGGCGAAGTGAAGCCGGTGGATGATGCGCTGGCAGCGGAGTCGCACGACTTTCTGCTCAAGCCCAGCATCGTGCGCGCCAGCTTTGCGATGTTCGCGCGCCGGATTGAGCGGCAAGACGCCGCACGGGCTTAA
- a CDS encoding helix-turn-helix domain-containing protein, which translates to MQVAQSLPPAASQQEPDLNFAPRFRPFYEAELSGYQARLNKLVLPGDFLPLTLQPRLHLQACRLRAGGLAVNLESTPMRVQHRAEHAADAMRAEFLASFILEGHGTISQNGASLPVETGDIIFRTTALPSEVRMLTDSRLVVIKGSLLNLLGMHLQDISQFTAQRAASTLPMVRTAHHCLEHVFFEQADTVSPTSSMFAEQALISLLAAIYTSQALEQLPTTERGPIESWQAITSYVDTHIVDSDLSVAAVARALRASSRWVHRLFQMRGIQYGQYVRERRLELARTALVDPCKAHVAVKDIALSCGFQDASHFSRCFQQRFGSPPNKYRALMLAQA; encoded by the coding sequence ATGCAAGTTGCCCAATCGCTTCCGCCTGCTGCCTCCCAGCAGGAACCGGACCTGAACTTCGCCCCCCGTTTTCGTCCCTTCTACGAAGCCGAACTATCCGGCTATCAGGCCCGCTTGAACAAGCTGGTGCTTCCGGGTGATTTCCTTCCGCTGACCCTGCAACCGCGCCTGCATTTGCAGGCTTGCCGGCTGCGCGCGGGCGGCTTGGCCGTGAACCTGGAGTCCACCCCCATGCGGGTCCAGCACCGCGCTGAACACGCGGCCGACGCGATGCGGGCGGAGTTTCTGGCCAGCTTCATCCTCGAAGGGCACGGAACCATCAGCCAGAACGGCGCGAGCCTGCCCGTGGAAACGGGCGACATCATTTTTCGTACGACGGCGCTGCCTTCTGAAGTGCGCATGCTGACGGATTCCCGGCTCGTCGTGATCAAGGGATCGTTGCTGAATCTGCTGGGCATGCATTTGCAGGACATCTCGCAGTTCACCGCCCAACGCGCGGCGTCGACGCTGCCGATGGTGCGCACGGCGCACCACTGCTTGGAGCATGTCTTCTTTGAGCAAGCCGACACGGTCAGCCCCACGTCCAGCATGTTTGCCGAACAGGCGCTGATCTCCTTGCTGGCGGCCATCTACACCAGCCAGGCGCTGGAGCAACTGCCGACCACCGAGCGTGGCCCCATCGAAAGCTGGCAGGCAATCACCAGCTACGTGGACACGCATATCGTCGACAGCGACTTGTCCGTCGCGGCGGTGGCGCGCGCGTTGCGGGCGTCCAGCCGCTGGGTGCATCGTTTGTTCCAGATGCGCGGCATTCAATACGGCCAGTATGTGCGCGAGCGCCGGTTGGAACTGGCCCGCACGGCGCTGGTTGATCCGTGCAAGGCCCATGTGGCGGTCAAGGACATTGCGCTGTCCTGTGGCTTTCAAGATGCCAGCCATTTCAGCCGCTGCTTCCAGCAACGCTTCGGCAGCCCGCCCAACAAATATCGCGCGTTGATGCTTGCGCAGGCGTAG